Genomic window (Leptolyngbya sp. CCY15150):
TATCAATGGCGATGGCTTTGATGACCTGGTCATTGGGGCATGGGGTGCCGACCTCAACGGCTCCTATTCAGGCTCCAGCTATGTGTTGTTTGGGCGTACGGGTGGGTTTAGTAGCACCCTCAATCTATCTAGCCTCAATGGCAGCAACGGCTTTCGCATCGATGGCGTAGCTGCATATGACGTTTCCGGTTTTTCGGTGAGCAGTGTCGGGGATATCAATGGCGATGGCTTCGATGACCTGATCATTGGGGCACCCTATGCCGACCCCAACGGCTCCTATTCAGGTTCTAGCTATGTGGTGTATGGCAGTGGGGGTGGGTTTAGTAGCACTCTCAATCTCTCCACCCTCAATGGCAGCAATGGCTTTCGTATCGATGGCGTGGCAGCAGGTGACTATTCT
Coding sequences:
- a CDS encoding integrin alpha, whose protein sequence is DRFGFSVSSAGDVNGDGVDDLIIGAPSADPNGSDSGSSYVVFGGGDFSIPLNLSSLDGSNGFRLVGVSINDASGRSVSSAGDINGDGFDDLVIGAWGADLNGSYSGSSYVLFGRTGGFSSTLNLSSLNGSNGFRIDGVAAYDVSGFSVSSVGDINGDGFDDLIIGAPYADPNGSYSGSSYVVYGSGGGFSSTLNLSTLNGSNGFRIDGVAAGDYS